A DNA window from Trichosurus vulpecula isolate mTriVul1 chromosome 2, mTriVul1.pri, whole genome shotgun sequence contains the following coding sequences:
- the LOC118836390 gene encoding olfactory receptor 2G3-like, which yields MGQGNRTALAEFLLLGLSARPDLQLLLFASVLASYLATLLGNALLVSLILLDSRLHRPMYRLLTHLALLDVSYVSTTLPQALAHMLVQRRSIPFARCGAQLYVALSLGSTEALLLASMAVDRCLAICRPLHYAAIMTPGLCGGLAGGAWALGFLLSVPNAAAALRLPYCIGHPPIDHFFCELPAVLRVACANTTPNRVLVSAMGVPILLVPFGCILASYGLILATALRLPSARSRRKALSTCGAHLAVVGLFYGTVMAMYLRPKGLTPAGHHKLTAVFYTVVTPLLNPLIYSLRNKDVHSAVRYTVARVKGMRAGAIES from the coding sequence ATGGGCCAAGGGAACAGGACAGCTCTGGCTGAATTTCTCCTCCTGGGCCTCTCAGCCCGCCCTGACCTCCAGCTCCTCCTCTTTGCATCTGTGCTGGCCTCCTACCTGGCCACTCTTCTGGGCAATGCCCTCCTGGTGTCCCTGATCCTCCTTGACAGCCGGCTGCATCGGCCCATGTACCGCCTGCTGACTCACTTGGCTCTGTTGGATGTGTCCTACGTGAGCACCACTCTGCCTCAGGCCCTGGCACACATGCTAGTCCAGAGGCGGTCAATTCCTTTTGCCCGCTGTGGCGCTCAACTTTATGTTGCCCTCTCTCTGGGCAGCACCGAGGCCCTCCTCCTGGCCTCCATGGCTGTTGACCGCTGCCTGGCCATCTGCCGGCCCCTTCACTATGCTGCTATCATGACTCCAGGTCTTTGTGGGGGTCTGGCAGGTGGTGCCTGGGCCCTGGGCTTCTTGCTCTCTGTGCCCAATGCAGCTGCTGCTCTACGCCTGCCTTACTGCATCGGGCACCCACCAATTGACCATTTCTTCTGTGAACTGCCAGCAGTTCTGAGGGTGGCCTGTGCTAACACGACACCAAATCGGGTCCTAGTCTCTGCCATGGGTGTCCCCATCCTTCTGGTGCCCTTTGGCTGCATTCTGGCTTCCTATGGTCTCATCTTGGCCACTGCCCTGCGCCTTCCCTCTGCCCGGAGCCGCCGCAAGGCCCTCTCCACCTGTGGAGCCCACCTGGCTGTGGTTGGCCTTTTCTATGGAACTGTGATGGCCATGTACCTGAGGCCCAAGGGACTCACCCCAGCTGGGCACCACAAGCTCACAGCAGTCTTCTACACAGTGGTCACTCCACTGCTTAACCCACTCATCTACAGTCTGCGGAACAAGGATGTCCACAGTGCTGTCAGGTACACCGTTGCTCGCGTCAAGGGGATGAGGGCAGgagccatagaatcatag